GGGCGCGACACATCCCGTTGGCGCAACTCTCGTTCCAGTAGATCTCGTTGGGCTTGCCGCCGCAGGGGTTGCAGCCGATGAAGTGCATCACAAACGGCCGGCGCCAAGACCGCTTCTACCCGCCCCTGTTCGGCCCCAGGCCACCTGCTTTCCTCATGGACGCCTTCCTCGCCGCTGCGTACATCGCGTGCTCCCCCTCAACGTACAATGCGGTGCCGCCAAAGTCGTTGGAGAATCAAGATCTGTCTCACCATGAGGGTTATTGTGAGAACAAGAGGGAATAAAGATAGAGAAAAATGTGATGAAGGGATGGCATCTAGCATATTGGGGAAAATTGTATCTTCGTAGGGGCTAAGAAAGCATTCATTTAGCAGAATATGATCTTGTATTAAGTGCCCTTCAACAAAATAATAGCTAAGTTTTATGTCACCCATTGTGCATATCAAAGCATTCCTTTTATGTGCTATGAAGAAGTGGTGTAAAATGCAGCTCGAAGACGAATTCTTAGTACTTGCTCTAGATCTACAATTTTCAAGACGCATACAAGTCAAGAAGTTTTTTGTGAAACCATTTAATGGTTATAAAACCCAGAACATATCCCAATTGGAAAATCCAACTACTTGTGGACATCGAGCCAATGAATAGCATTGTGGGTCCAGGCTCAGCAATTCGCAACAAATAATCTTATATCTGGTGTTCACTTGCTCTTGAGGCTCTTTGCACAAAATGCTCGGCGTGATGTGTTAGAGGAGCCAAGATATTGACGGAGATCTGAGTTTGAATCCTCTCACTTGCGCGTTATTTTCTTATTGTTGCACGTGCGGAAATGGTTCAACCGGTCGGTTTTCTTCCTGGTTTGCAAAAACCGTCCGATTCGATGGCATCACTCTTGCCGGTTGGCAGGACGGTCCACATAGGCACATAGCTTAAGAAACCACAAGGAACACCGCTTGTggtttttttctttttggacCCGACCGGTCCGGTCTGGGCTTTAAAACTATGGAATGGGTTGACCCAGGAGCTGAAGGTGACGAGGCCCTCGAGAACAAGGACAATGTGGTGGCACCAAAGCCGGCGGAGAATGAGGATCTCCCGCGCCATGATCTGCAACCACATCCCTATCACCGTCCCTCCTCCATTTGATTAGCTTAATTAATTCGTAATCGCGAGAAGAAGAGTGAACCAATGATAGAGAGACACGTGGTGAAGAGAAGGTAAGATAATAAGCATAGAATCTCGTACTTACTCCGGACAATCGGCCGACTATCTTATATTCAAATCAAAGGTAAGTACGAATCTGATCTCCTTAAATGCCATCTGACATGTACGAATAGGATATCTTGGTCAACACGTGTCAGCCTACTCTTAAATAAGGGTCTGTGAACACGATTTGATTTGTTGGCACGTACAAGTACTACTTCCTATGGATCTGGATGTAGTACAATTGTCAACACGCATCGTCAAGAACTATACTCTTGGTAATCTTGATATCACTGtcatttactccctccgttcctaaatataagtctttgtagaaattctactaggtggactacatacggagcaaaatggaTGAATCTatacttaaaatgcatctatatacatccgtatgtggttcatagtaaaatctctacaaagacttatatttaggaacggagggagtacataccaGATTTGCTGTTACCCGAGCAACTAGAAAATTTGTTCGATTCTCGACGGGgtaggaggaagaagaaaacagTAGTGCGAATATTGAAACAAGAATCTGGAGCAGTTAAGAGAATCTGATTTTGGATTTCAATCCAGCATTTGCGGCAAAATCGACCCATGCAAAACATTTTGGATTTGGTTTTGATTGCAAACATCCCCGAGCAATTAAGAGCCCTTATGCTATCAGAACGTAACACCTCCGTGTAACAATTTGGGTAGTCATTCGAAAAAGGAAAACGACTGAATTAGTTTACTCCCTCCGACCAAAATTATTTGTCGCATAAATGAACGTATATAGACATATTTCTGGTCAAGTAATTCAGTGCAGATGGAGTATTTCTTTTGAACAACTGATTTATTGGTGCTCCCTGAATATACACTTGGATGAAGTTTGAAaaaaagaaagcaagaaaaagaaagagGGGGTCAAGCAAGGACCCACAATCAAGCTAAAAGGATGCACCGCCACATCCAGTGACAGTGACCCGGATGCAGAGCAAGCAACGTACACTGCCATGTCATCATCTTTTCATTTCACCACTAATAAAACAGTACAAAATGGTGATCTGATTTTGCTGTCTGTAAGAACGAAACTGCACGCTTGGTTTGACTAGACTAGACTAGGAGCGGGCGCACGTCGTCCTTGAGCGGCCCGGCGTGGCGGAAGCCGTAGGCGCGGAGCACCTGGTCGTCGGCGAGGTTGAGCGCGCGGCGCATCCCCTCGGCGCAGCTCTCGTTGGAGTAGATCTCGTTGGGCCTGCCGCCGCAGGGGTTGCAGCCGGTGAAGTGCGTCACGAAGGGCCGGCGCCAGTAGGACGCCTTCTGCCCGCCCCCGTCGGGCCCCGGGACGCCGCCGGCCTTCTTCCTCAGGGCCGCGTTCCTCGCCGCCGCGTACAGCGCGTGCTCCCCCTCCGCGTGCCGCCGCCGGAGCGCGGGGCCGAAGCGCCGCTCCGCCGCCCGGTACCGCGCCGCGACGCCGTCGAGCCTGTCCACGATCTCCGCCCAGTAGCCCTGGAAGTAGTACTCGTGCTCCAGGTACGTCCTGGCGCCCCATTTTTTCGGGTTCTTGAGGAGGAGGTAAGCGAGCGCGGACTGGTCGTCGGACTCGGCGTCGGGCTTGTCGCTGAGTGTGGCCTTGAGGGTCTTGCCCCAGCGCGCGTACTCCGGCGAGGCCGGGCCCATGCTGGCCCAGGCGTCCATGAAGTCGAGCGACCACTGGCAGTTCCGGATGAGGAAGACGCCGGCGTTGAGGCCGACCCAGGACCGGGCCTCGTACACCTCCCTGTCCCAGCCGTGGACGACCAGGTTGTACTCCTTATACCTGGTGGCGAGCGGGGGCGCGAAGTCCATGTCGGTGATGACGGCGTCGGCGTCGAGCCACCAGACCCACTCGGCCTCCGGGTGGGCGAGCATGGCGGCGCGCACCACGGGGATCTTGGCCCAGTATGCCACCATCCGGGGCTGCAGCAGCGCCGTGTTGTAGAGCAGCTCGATGCCGTGGAGCCGCGCGTAGTCCACCTTGTTCTTGAGGAAGCGCAGCAGCATGTGGTCGCCGCCGTCGCCAGCGCACGGGTAGGACTGGGAGCCGGAGAGCATGACGACGCGCTCCCCGGGGCCGCGGCGCGCGCGGAGGCCGAAAGGGTAGTGCAGGCGCAGCCACTCGGCCCGCTTCGCGTCCCAGCCGGCCACCCGCCGGTCCACGGCGTAGGACAGCTTCGGGTCGTCGTAGAACGTGCGCGGCGCCGCGGCGACCCTGGCGTACAGGCCGTCGGAGGAGGAGTCGGCCTCCTGCGGCTGCTGCGGGAAGGAGGTGGGGAAGGGgagggaggggccggcgacgagGTTGGGCACGGGCGCGGGCGCGAGCAGGgaggagaagcagaggaggaggagcacggCCGCCACGGCGCCCGCGGCGAAGACGAGCGCGTCGTGGATGCGCGCGGCGAGCACGACGTGGCCGTGCGGCCTGTGCGCCGGGGACGCGgcgcccttgcccgccgcccccGTGACGCAGAACGGCGCGGTCTCCGACGCCATGGTCCGTCGCAGTTCCCTCGAGGGCCGCGCGGGTGTGGCGTGTCTTTAAGCCCGAAAGCAGAGCTGGAAAAGCAAGGTCTGGCCTGTCCTCAGTGAGGAGTGAGGAGCGAGGAGTGTGAGCCGACGGGAAACGAGGGTGGCGGCAGGCGGGAAAGGTGATAGCGTGGGGGATCGGGTTCGGGGGTTGGACCGGGGAATGGCAGGGTGGAACGGGAGCGCGGGGCCGCGGATTCTGGTGTGGGGATGGATCTATCTCTTCTCTCCTCCGGGTCGTGTCGGCCGCCGGCGCCGGGCGCGGTGAGCTGGCCGCGTGGGGCTTGGGCCTTCTTTGGGGTTTGTTTTCTTTCCGTGAAGTAAGTTTTTTGGACCACTCCGGACAGTGTGTATTGCTATATTCAATGTAGATAGATTGGAATCGAATTGCAGAGGAGATGCGTGCACACCTCCCCTCGGATCACGCCATTAATGCGCATGCAGACCCGCGCCTAATTGTAGCCTAGTATGTGTATATTTTGGAGATGCATTTCTGATACGCACGTATATGCCTTATTTATAAACAGAGATTTCTGATCTACACCAAATTAAACCAAAACCAGATATATGTGACTTGGCCAACCTGTGAGCTATATTAGTCGTCCTACTTGTGGTGAAACCAGTCCATCAGAGTTCAAGTCCTAAACTTGACACTGATACTCgttgttttggatttactagacaattgcccgtgcgttgcaacggggtaTAAACCTTATAGTTGATTAGCCCGTGACTGCACGTCTATCATTATATTGATGCGTTAAAATCTTAGTAAGATTTTGTATGCAATCGCCATGATTTACATGCCATTTTGTTGTTAAGCACTTATTTGCTAAGAATTTAATGATTTACTAAATAAAATATGTTTTTGTTTGGTAAGTTAATAAAATATGAGACAATTGATTTTATTTTAGAAAGAATTGATGGGAGAACAATTAGAGATatgagaaaaaaaatcaaaaaggaaaagaaaatagcGAGACGTATATAAGGAAAGTTGGACGAAAGAGAGGTGAAATGGGAACCTTACGTTTTTTTTAAGTAGTAGAGATTTTAGTCTTTCCGATGATGCACGTTTATTAAAAGGCGACGTCCCGTCGACTGTGAAGGGTCACTGTAGCGACTTCGTCAATCTTAAAATATCGTGCCGACGTAGTTCTTTGCTTAAAAAGGCCTATATATTGTCTACGTGTTGCAGTTGCAATAGGGCGCATGTATGCAATCATAATGATTTATTTGGTTATTCTTGATGTGAATACATATTAAAAAAATGAAGGCGAGATACATGCGCCCTTCATTAATGAGACACTCATTGAGGCCACAAAACTCTAACATCAGAGGCACCCCCATCTCCCAGCGCCAATATGACAACCGAaggtgagaagacaaaaagaagcaCTAGCGCCAGCTGTTGTTCTTCCTCATACCCCAATTTCTCTCCAATGAATTATGGTTGACGACATCGGTTTGTTGGCATCCAAGCCTAAACTAGGTCATATCATATAGGCCCAATGTGGAGCCTATGCTATTATCTCAAATTGAACAGGTAAATAGATTTCTGAATGAGTTACGTAAGAGGATGAAGCCAAGTCCCCTTATACCCTGGGCGACACATGTGTTACAATGGGCGGGACAAAAGTCCAAGCagagcccatgtaggcccaatgtTGTGCCCATGCTGAAAAGAACGaggtttctctttctttttctccatccgaacatttcaaaaaaaaaaaaattctAACCGCACGATGGAGGAGTCCGCAACAACAAGGCAGATCAACAAAGCTAAGCTAAGTATATGTATGGTATGAAACGCAAGTTGATCCTGGGGCCACAAATTTCCTCACCAGAATTAGGCATATGCATGCCCACTAAACAAGTTATATAAGTACTCCTAATCTCTAATTAGCTGTAAGATATATACTCAATCGCGGTCCAGTCGTAGCTACCTATAAATTAAATATCCACCTCTTCGATTCGAAGGCAACTTTGATACGCTGCTTGTCACTGATGACCTTTTGATCATGACAGTAAGGTCATCTGTGACACGCAGAGCATTAAAGATGGGTGTTTCGTTCTCCAATTTGTCTGTCACGTTCGCATTTCCTTTCGAATACATCAAGGTATACCTGCATCATATTCTTGGCGGTTTTCGGTCCTGAGGGAGCTCTGTATGCAGAATCGGTGCCCATATCATGAGGGGCGTCCCTAGATGCATAAGAGCATCATGAGGGGCGTCTCCGAattttgtttatttatttatttttcgcacgtgttttcggctttttaaacggttttttcgACTTTTTGGTTTTTCatcggtcttccttagcttttggaCAAAAAAAATTTTGGGCAAAAAAACACATCTTTTTTCTTTCGCAAGAGGCACGGCCATGCCTCTTAGAAAAAAAtaatattttttgtttttctttctttcgagatgcatggttgtgctttcgcgagaggcgcggtcgtgcctctcggaaacgaaaaaaaatgtttttttgtttttttttctttcgcgagaggaACGGCCGTGCCTCTTTCGAGAAGGAAAAAAACGTGCTTTCGGTTCGGTTTTTTTTGTTTTgtctttttttgaaaaaaaatcgtcaaaacctatcaacataaGGTCTATTTTTGAATATCTcaacgcgaggaatccaatgatgaaaataaaacgttttgaataaatgCATGTATGAAAAAAAAGTAAAAACtcacaggttgcgacaagtggcacgCTTACaatgcgccacttgtcgcaacccgAGGAGGTGGGAGTGATCTTTAAAAGAAGTAC
This genomic window from Aegilops tauschii subsp. strangulata cultivar AL8/78 chromosome 4, Aet v6.0, whole genome shotgun sequence contains:
- the LOC109768240 gene encoding probable glycosyltransferase 6; translation: MASETAPFCVTGAAGKGAASPAHRPHGHVVLAARIHDALVFAAGAVAAVLLLLCFSSLLAPAPVPNLVAGPSLPFPTSFPQQPQEADSSSDGLYARVAAAPRTFYDDPKLSYAVDRRVAGWDAKRAEWLRLHYPFGLRARRGPGERVVMLSGSQSYPCAGDGGDHMLLRFLKNKVDYARLHGIELLYNTALLQPRMVAYWAKIPVVRAAMLAHPEAEWVWWLDADAVITDMDFAPPLATRYKEYNLVVHGWDREVYEARSWVGLNAGVFLIRNCQWSLDFMDAWASMGPASPEYARWGKTLKATLSDKPDAESDDQSALAYLLLKNPKKWGARTYLEHEYYFQGYWAEIVDRLDGVAARYRAAERRFGPALRRRHAEGEHALYAAARNAALRKKAGGVPGPDGGGQKASYWRRPFVTHFTGCNPCGGRPNEIYSNESCAEGMRRALNLADDQVLRAYGFRHAGPLKDDVRPLLV